The following proteins come from a genomic window of Alicyclobacillus dauci:
- the aiiA gene encoding quorum-quenching N-acyl homoserine lactonase AiiA: MAVKKLYFLPVGQCYLDQSAVNRNLTPGHLVEMPVWCFLLETRDGPILIDTGMPDSFVNNPDYYNGTQREGRVVPNMSVSDQIVNVMRRVGYHPEDIQAVISSHLHLDHAGGNGHFPNVPIIVQRAEFDAAMGNDNYSPQECRLSHLNYQIIEGDYELTPGVDIVFTPGHSPGHQSILVTTERSGPVLLTIDVAYTRQNFENGVPFLTFDPNMAAQSINRMQQLIEQLHPSTVFFGHDRQQAKEAVTFPDFL, from the coding sequence ATGGCGGTTAAGAAACTGTATTTTTTGCCTGTCGGTCAATGCTACCTCGACCAATCCGCAGTCAATCGAAACCTGACGCCTGGTCATTTAGTTGAAATGCCTGTATGGTGCTTTCTGTTAGAAACACGAGATGGGCCGATACTAATCGACACGGGAATGCCCGATTCTTTTGTAAACAATCCAGATTACTATAACGGGACACAGAGAGAGGGTCGGGTTGTCCCAAACATGTCGGTGAGCGATCAGATTGTTAACGTAATGAGACGTGTCGGGTATCACCCAGAAGATATTCAAGCCGTGATTAGTTCTCATTTGCACCTGGATCACGCAGGTGGGAATGGACATTTCCCTAATGTTCCAATCATTGTTCAGCGGGCAGAGTTTGACGCTGCTATGGGCAATGACAACTATTCACCGCAAGAATGCAGACTATCTCATTTGAACTATCAAATTATCGAAGGTGATTACGAGCTGACGCCTGGGGTTGATATCGTATTTACACCAGGTCATTCGCCAGGTCACCAATCGATACTGGTAACGACCGAAAGATCCGGTCCCGTGTTACTAACGATTGATGTAGCTTACACCAGGCAGAACTTTGAGAATGGCGTCCCGTTCCTGACATTTGATCCTAACATGGCTGCCCAATCGATTAACCGCATGCAGCAACTGATTGAGCAATTACACCCTTCAACTGTTTTCTTCGGCCATGATAGACAACAGGCGAAGGAGGCGGTGACTTTCCCTGATTTCCTATGA
- a CDS encoding sigma 54-interacting transcriptional regulator, translating into MSKIVIIAPSKEFADTVRSVVKKSSYKIYAPKDDRDFSFEETVPIAKQEEALGAEVIITRGGQATLLKKKVSIPVVEVKMTVLDILRTVHTLKSRYKRIGLIGVENIICDYRELGSYIDIQTYPVFSYEHDLDMQVRNALADHVEFIVGDGMSVDYAKRFGLPGIKLMPSSASVREAVEIAENLVRARFLEGTKNEQFRMVLETAQDAILIISNEGQVLLANNRAIHLLNRERTDIINYPIHDVLNGEKSLLNLLTQSQEFREEIVHVRNSVLSVSKRRIMVADDPIGWVLTLQDVTQIQKLEQSIRRKLNHTGFVAKRSLEDMIAVSPAMKNVVEKIKYFSRTNSTTLLLGETGTGKELIAQSIHNHSDRKNRPFVPINCGALPSNLLESELFGYEPGAFTGAHRNGKAGLFELAHTGTIFLDEVGEIPLDLQSRLLRVIQEREVMRVGGSSIIPIDVRIIAATHRDLQSDIRNGKFRADLFYRLHILPISIPPLRGRKEDIPLLVDVLLTKISERYQCRKPRLPEPFITKLKDFSWPGNIRELENVLERIVVLFNAEIPHDDVLQEIVEELAVNDRAATLTNEQSGGFDSVLNGTLEDIEKQVILRQLDQFGGNKELTAKHLGISRATLWRKLKEN; encoded by the coding sequence TTGAGCAAAATCGTCATCATCGCGCCGTCGAAAGAATTTGCCGACACCGTTCGATCCGTCGTCAAAAAGAGCAGTTACAAAATCTATGCGCCGAAAGATGATCGCGACTTTTCATTTGAAGAAACCGTTCCCATTGCCAAGCAGGAGGAAGCACTTGGGGCGGAAGTCATCATCACGCGCGGCGGACAAGCAACACTACTCAAGAAAAAGGTCAGCATTCCCGTCGTCGAAGTCAAAATGACCGTGTTGGACATTCTCCGTACCGTTCACACTCTGAAAAGCAGATACAAGCGAATCGGGTTGATCGGTGTGGAAAACATCATCTGCGATTACCGGGAACTGGGCAGCTATATCGATATCCAGACCTACCCAGTTTTCTCATATGAACACGATCTCGACATGCAAGTCCGCAATGCCCTCGCGGACCACGTTGAATTCATCGTGGGCGATGGTATGTCTGTCGACTATGCGAAGCGATTTGGCCTGCCAGGCATCAAGCTGATGCCCTCAAGCGCAAGTGTACGAGAGGCCGTCGAGATAGCCGAAAATTTGGTCCGTGCGCGCTTTCTAGAGGGCACAAAAAATGAACAGTTTCGCATGGTGTTGGAAACTGCCCAGGACGCAATCTTGATCATTTCCAATGAAGGACAAGTGCTGCTGGCAAACAATCGGGCTATCCATCTTTTGAACCGGGAACGGACAGATATCATCAATTACCCCATTCACGATGTTCTCAACGGAGAGAAGAGTCTGCTCAATCTGCTCACACAATCACAAGAATTCCGCGAGGAAATCGTGCATGTTCGCAATTCCGTGCTATCCGTATCGAAACGCAGAATCATGGTGGCGGACGATCCCATCGGGTGGGTTCTCACCCTGCAAGATGTCACGCAAATCCAAAAGCTCGAGCAGAGCATTCGGAGAAAGTTAAATCACACCGGATTTGTCGCGAAACGAAGCCTGGAAGATATGATTGCCGTCTCCCCCGCCATGAAAAACGTCGTGGAGAAAATTAAGTATTTCAGCAGAACAAACTCCACCACTTTATTGTTGGGTGAAACGGGCACGGGCAAAGAGTTGATAGCTCAGAGTATCCATAACCATAGTGATCGGAAAAATCGGCCTTTTGTTCCGATCAACTGCGGCGCCCTACCCAGCAATCTGCTCGAGAGCGAGTTATTCGGATACGAACCAGGCGCTTTCACCGGCGCGCACCGCAACGGCAAGGCGGGACTATTTGAACTCGCTCATACGGGAACCATCTTCCTGGACGAAGTTGGCGAAATCCCACTAGATCTGCAGTCGCGACTCCTACGAGTGATTCAGGAGCGCGAGGTGATGCGTGTGGGAGGGAGCTCAATTATCCCCATCGATGTGCGTATTATCGCGGCGACACACAGAGACCTACAATCTGATATTCGAAATGGGAAATTTCGTGCGGACTTGTTTTATCGTCTGCACATTCTCCCAATATCCATTCCTCCTCTGCGGGGTCGCAAAGAGGATATTCCATTACTCGTAGACGTACTGCTGACCAAGATCTCCGAACGGTATCAGTGCCGAAAGCCCCGCCTGCCTGAACCTTTTATTACGAAGTTAAAGGACTTTTCCTGGCCCGGGAACATTCGGGAACTGGAGAACGTGCTAGAACGTATTGTCGTTCTATTCAATGCTGAAATACCGCACGATGACGTTCTACAGGAGATTGTTGAGGAATTGGCTGTGAACGATCGCGCTGCAACGCTCACAAATGAGCAAAGCGGCGGTTTCGATTCCGTGCTTAACGGGACACTGGAGGATATCGAGAAGCAAGTGATCCTGCGACAACTGGATCAATTTGGAGGGAACAAAGAGTTGACCGCAAAACATCTCGGGATAAGTAGAGCTACTCTCTGGAGGAAGTTGAAGGAGAATTAG
- a CDS encoding class II aldolase/adducin family protein — protein MKFDQTEIAQQLIFTGKYMLDNQLAWGTSGNLSARIDDKHMIITASGTEMGNLRLDDFSLCNIEDGTWEGSRKPSKEVPMHTGIYQMRDDANVVLHSSPFYTTLIASSDEPIDSQLFIETMYFLEDVAYVDYHHPGTSELGDAVKEQAGNAHVIILKNHGVILYDDSFADATMRLETLEMACRMIVTAKSAGMKLTKIPDHVVQDFLESARYKPRKKVNRK, from the coding sequence GTGAAGTTTGACCAAACGGAGATTGCGCAACAGCTCATCTTTACGGGCAAGTATATGCTGGACAATCAACTTGCCTGGGGAACGTCAGGGAATTTAAGTGCGCGTATCGATGACAAGCACATGATCATTACGGCCTCTGGCACAGAGATGGGGAACCTGCGGCTCGACGACTTTTCCCTGTGCAACATTGAGGATGGCACATGGGAAGGGAGCCGCAAACCTTCGAAGGAAGTGCCGATGCATACGGGTATTTACCAGATGCGGGATGATGCAAATGTGGTTCTTCACTCGTCGCCTTTTTACACGACGCTTATTGCGTCTAGTGACGAGCCGATTGACTCCCAACTATTCATCGAGACGATGTATTTTCTCGAGGACGTCGCTTACGTCGACTATCACCACCCTGGGACATCGGAGTTAGGTGACGCGGTCAAGGAGCAGGCTGGGAATGCTCACGTTATTATCCTGAAAAATCACGGTGTCATTCTGTACGATGACTCGTTTGCAGACGCGACGATGCGTTTGGAAACGTTGGAGATGGCGTGCCGAATGATTGTGACGGCGAAGTCGGCTGGCATGAAACTTACGAAAATACCGGATCATGTTGTACAGGACTTCTTGGAAAGTGCCAGGTATAAGCCGCGGAAGAAAGTAAATCGCAAGTAA
- a CDS encoding zinc-dependent alcohol dehydrogenase, with amino-acid sequence MKAVMIESPYTVVVTDVESAPLGDNDVRIQVKAAGICGSDIHAYKGLHPFRKPPVIIGHEISGEVVEIGPLVTRVKVGDKVTVEPQAGCGKCEDCLQGRVNYCNNRQAPGIGTWYGTMAENFVAPEEVVFVLPPDMDHKLGALSEPLAVGVHAVRRAGIQVGDRVAVLGAGPIGLLALAVAKEAGATTILATDVFDYCLDSAKSLGATHTLNIAGKDNWVAEAEELIGGQFDKVLIAVGVPGIVNQAISLVKKGGRIVTIAMFHGEQSLDIMQLQGQEKELVGCFCYTREDTMAAVALLAAGRIQSEAVVTHVLPYTLAADGFRMVDKKEDNSLKILVTF; translated from the coding sequence ATGAAAGCGGTTATGATAGAGAGCCCATATACAGTTGTAGTTACGGATGTGGAAAGTGCCCCGCTGGGAGATAACGACGTTCGTATTCAAGTGAAGGCAGCGGGAATCTGTGGTTCAGACATTCACGCATATAAGGGACTTCACCCATTCCGTAAACCACCTGTTATTATCGGGCACGAGATTTCTGGCGAAGTGGTTGAGATTGGCCCATTAGTTACCCGCGTCAAAGTGGGCGACAAGGTCACTGTTGAACCGCAGGCAGGTTGTGGGAAGTGCGAAGACTGTCTGCAAGGACGCGTCAATTACTGCAACAACCGTCAGGCGCCTGGCATTGGCACATGGTACGGCACGATGGCGGAGAACTTTGTCGCACCGGAAGAAGTCGTCTTTGTATTACCGCCAGACATGGATCACAAGCTGGGTGCACTGTCAGAGCCGCTTGCGGTTGGCGTTCACGCCGTGCGTCGCGCTGGTATTCAAGTGGGCGACAGAGTGGCGGTTCTCGGAGCAGGTCCGATTGGCTTGTTGGCTCTTGCGGTGGCAAAAGAAGCGGGCGCCACGACCATCCTTGCAACAGACGTGTTCGACTACTGTTTAGACAGTGCGAAATCGCTGGGTGCAACCCATACACTGAACATTGCCGGTAAGGACAATTGGGTGGCAGAGGCTGAGGAATTGATCGGCGGACAATTTGACAAAGTCCTCATCGCAGTCGGGGTTCCTGGCATCGTCAACCAAGCCATCTCACTGGTGAAAAAAGGTGGACGCATTGTCACCATTGCGATGTTTCATGGGGAACAATCTCTGGACATCATGCAGTTGCAGGGGCAGGAAAAAGAATTGGTTGGTTGCTTCTGTTACACGCGTGAAGACACCATGGCAGCGGTTGCACTACTGGCAGCGGGTAGAATCCAGAGTGAGGCTGTTGTCACACATGTATTACCATACACCCTGGCCGCAGACGGCTTTAGAATGGTAGACAAGAAAGAGGATAACTCCCTCAAAATCCTAGTTACTTTTTAA
- a CDS encoding ribulose-bisphosphate carboxylase large subunit family protein, with the protein MNEERVLATYLIETPYSLEYAAAVMAGEQSTGTFVAVPGETAFIKETYGAKVVRITELEPALTPSLPGVKPPKEEANLVFRRGEVVLSFPYHNFGPSIPNLLATVAGNLYELREFSGLRLIDLEVPVQFTEKYLGPQFGIEGTRRLTAVNGRPLIGTIVKPSIGLALDDLRGLVRELALAGIDFIKDDELNGNPPYVPLKDRVKAVMEEIERAADKTGKKVMYAFNITGDIDELRENHDAVVKAGGNCVMVGINSIGFAGVSYLRQFAEVPIHGHRNQWGAMTRCPALGMEFRVYQKLSRLAGVDHLHTNGLNNKFFESNESVTRSVQDCLTPMFRGNDTVMPVLSSGQWAGTAIESYRSMKTVDVLHLAGGGIMAHPGGVAAGVTSMKQGWEAALGGQSLAEYAMTHAELAQAIEKFGRP; encoded by the coding sequence TTGAATGAAGAACGCGTTCTTGCAACGTATTTGATTGAGACCCCCTACAGTCTTGAATATGCAGCTGCCGTCATGGCCGGTGAACAATCCACGGGCACGTTTGTTGCTGTACCTGGAGAGACGGCATTTATCAAAGAGACGTATGGCGCCAAGGTCGTTCGGATAACCGAACTTGAACCGGCACTAACGCCTTCGCTGCCGGGTGTTAAACCACCAAAAGAAGAGGCAAACTTGGTGTTTCGGCGGGGCGAGGTTGTGCTCTCGTTCCCTTACCATAACTTTGGGCCGTCGATTCCAAACCTCCTGGCAACGGTTGCTGGCAATCTTTACGAGTTGCGAGAGTTTTCTGGATTACGGTTGATTGACCTCGAGGTGCCAGTCCAGTTCACGGAGAAGTATCTCGGTCCACAGTTTGGCATTGAGGGAACGCGGAGACTGACCGCCGTGAATGGAAGGCCGTTGATTGGGACAATTGTGAAACCAAGTATCGGTCTTGCGTTGGACGACCTTCGCGGCTTGGTGAGGGAGCTTGCGCTCGCCGGGATCGACTTCATTAAGGATGATGAACTCAACGGGAACCCGCCATACGTGCCGCTTAAGGACAGAGTGAAGGCTGTCATGGAGGAAATTGAGCGTGCTGCGGACAAGACGGGCAAGAAAGTCATGTACGCGTTCAATATCACAGGTGACATTGACGAATTGCGGGAAAATCACGACGCTGTCGTCAAAGCTGGCGGAAACTGCGTCATGGTCGGCATCAACAGTATCGGGTTTGCCGGAGTATCGTACTTGCGACAGTTTGCCGAAGTGCCAATTCACGGTCACAGAAATCAGTGGGGGGCCATGACTCGTTGTCCGGCGTTAGGGATGGAGTTTCGAGTATACCAGAAACTATCTCGCCTAGCGGGGGTGGATCACCTCCATACGAACGGATTGAACAACAAGTTTTTCGAGTCGAATGAATCCGTCACTCGGTCAGTGCAAGATTGTCTGACGCCGATGTTCAGGGGCAACGACACCGTGATGCCTGTGCTCTCCTCGGGGCAGTGGGCTGGGACAGCCATTGAATCCTACCGTTCAATGAAGACTGTCGACGTCCTGCATCTGGCGGGAGGAGGAATCATGGCGCACCCCGGTGGTGTGGCTGCGGGGGTGACAAGTATGAAACAAGGGTGGGAAGCTGCTCTGGGTGGACAATCCTTGGCTGAATACGCAATGACCCACGCGGAACTCGCGCAAGCGATAGAGAAGTTTGGCCGCCCTTGA